Proteins encoded by one window of Funiculus sociatus GB2-C1:
- a CDS encoding ABC1 kinase family protein → MLKKAEPKPLRWQRNKYSPLARQLDIFGSAAALMFYLWWDSVFKNDSTLHRKRRAQWLVNTLLDLGPTFIKIGQALSTRADLLPLEYVEALGQLQDRVPEFSDIQAIALIESELGNSIHALYRDFDRLPIAAASLGQVHKARLHTGEDVVVKVQRPGLEKLFKLDFQALGKLVRFCRRYLAWTRKYELEAIYSEFFNLLYQEIDYIQEGKNAERFATNFSDYPRILVPKVYWRYTTTKILTADYLPGIKINDRKTIEACGLDPKKINQLGICCYLKQLLLDGFFQADPHPGNMAVSQDGSLIFYDFGMMAELKSLAKDQMIRTFFAVLKKDTDEVLDTLIDMGLIVPVADMTPVRRLLTFILDKFTEKPIDIKAFSQMSTEAYAMFEQQPFRLPAQMTFILKSLTTLDGIARALDPEYNPVAAAQPFIKSITISQGKGTLIGELARQARDFVKYKLRQPNPTQIVIRRLEERIERGELQLRVRTVESDRVLKRINLAIKSLIYACCTGFSLIGGVMLLSLPGYSGLGVAILTLSGIWFLVLLRSLLLLGVKEKLDKLTEK, encoded by the coding sequence ATGCTTAAAAAGGCGGAGCCTAAACCACTACGTTGGCAACGAAATAAATATTCTCCACTAGCACGACAACTAGACATTTTTGGCTCAGCAGCAGCGTTGATGTTTTATTTGTGGTGGGATAGTGTATTTAAAAACGATTCCACTTTACATAGGAAACGCCGCGCTCAGTGGTTAGTTAATACTCTGCTAGATTTAGGGCCGACATTTATTAAGATTGGACAGGCATTGTCCACTCGTGCTGATTTGCTACCCCTAGAATATGTGGAGGCGTTGGGACAGCTACAGGATCGGGTTCCTGAGTTTAGCGACATACAAGCGATCGCTTTAATTGAATCCGAACTCGGCAACTCTATTCATGCTTTGTATCGGGATTTCGATCGTCTTCCCATTGCTGCTGCGAGTCTAGGACAAGTACACAAAGCACGACTGCACACCGGGGAAGATGTAGTAGTTAAAGTACAGCGTCCGGGATTAGAAAAGTTATTCAAATTAGATTTTCAAGCTTTGGGTAAACTTGTCCGGTTTTGTCGGCGCTATTTGGCTTGGACAAGAAAGTATGAATTAGAAGCAATTTATAGTGAGTTTTTTAACCTTCTTTATCAAGAAATTGACTATATCCAAGAAGGGAAAAATGCCGAACGCTTTGCTACCAACTTTAGCGATTATCCTCGGATTCTTGTCCCAAAAGTTTATTGGCGTTACACCACAACCAAAATTTTAACGGCGGACTATTTACCGGGAATAAAGATAAACGATCGCAAAACAATTGAAGCCTGTGGTTTAGATCCTAAGAAAATTAACCAGCTTGGTATTTGTTGTTACTTAAAACAATTATTACTAGATGGCTTTTTTCAGGCAGATCCCCATCCGGGAAATATGGCTGTAAGTCAAGATGGTAGTCTGATTTTTTATGATTTTGGCATGATGGCAGAGTTGAAGTCACTTGCTAAAGATCAGATGATTAGGACGTTTTTTGCAGTATTAAAAAAGGACACGGACGAGGTACTTGATACCTTAATTGACATGGGGTTAATTGTGCCAGTGGCAGATATGACCCCGGTACGTAGACTATTAACTTTTATTTTAGATAAATTTACGGAAAAGCCTATAGATATAAAAGCTTTTAGTCAAATGAGTACAGAAGCTTATGCCATGTTTGAGCAGCAACCCTTTCGTTTGCCTGCTCAGATGACATTTATATTAAAATCGTTGACTACTCTGGATGGCATTGCTAGGGCGTTAGATCCTGAATATAACCCAGTAGCAGCTGCTCAACCTTTCATTAAAAGTATCACTATCTCTCAAGGAAAAGGAACGCTAATCGGAGAATTAGCCAGACAAGCTAGGGATTTCGTTAAATATAAATTGCGACAACCTAACCCAACCCAAATTGTAATCCGACGTTTAGAAGAACGAATTGAACGGGGTGAATTGCAGTTGCGGGTGCGAACAGTTGAAAGCGATCGCGTCCTCAAACGTATTAATCTAGCTATTAAAAGCCTAATTTATGCCTGTTGCACTGGTTTTAGTTTGATAGGTGGCGTGATGCTGCTGTCACTGCCTGGGTATAGTGGCTTGGGTGTAGCTATTCTGACCTTATCTGGAATCTGGTTCTTGGTGCTGTTGCGATCGCTACTTCTTCTAGGCGTTAAAGAAAAACTTGACAAACTCACTGAGAAATAG
- a CDS encoding GAF domain-containing protein — MNDAQADMDVASGIAKHTHVSVSGCEAVPENLAASEGRSLLAPRRVDSFTSKLSSPSSPVFTQEHKGAVMNYKGDPIQIGQQITQILLNSPDPETVLLKIADVLGKSFQADTCLISSVASHQATPQTVVWCADDHTSLAGNLSEIRSKLWMLLNPLLEDNLSNSEPLAISDIHAIETRFDVEDPVRAVLVIQTQFQSQANGLIVIGRWQPFEWTDVEKGLLKAVADSVAIAISQVQLQRQLRIATQYQTLINQLTMAIRSAIEVNQILQMAIAGTAQALEVERGFILLLKYVDPLFKTRSLTKALPKAKVTVACEYNTGEQAAISEPGSALEESFADNISSEQTSSINPLSSTLPSSFLLSDCYLCQQAFQKAPEPVIITDKQDITTSNGFDLFDLETMPALLMVPLESQGTVLGFLVLQHRQPRSWQSEELELVKWVSAQASTAIIQHQSIRVRQDLVEERTAQLQRSLEVQAKLYDKMRQQVEQLRQLNQIKDEFINAINHELKTPLTTMSVAIRMLRQAELPTERRAKYLEILDQQCTQEINLITDLLTLQKVESKKSPIELQKIDLKQVIQNLAEPFAKKWADKGLTLEIDSPTRSLMLQTDSDSLNRILEELLTNAGKFSEPDSIVSLRATHQVSQQVNQIVLCLTNTGACISPTEVEHIFEKFRRGQVAIQNAVQGTGLGLALVKSLVQHINGAIALTSCPIEDTQSCETCFTLTLPLVFDLTKI; from the coding sequence ATGAATGATGCACAAGCGGATATGGATGTAGCCAGTGGCATAGCGAAGCATACGCACGTTAGCGTTAGCGGATGCGAAGCGGTTCCGGAGAATCTAGCGGCTTCGGAAGGGCGATCGCTACTAGCACCTCGGAGGGTAGATTCTTTTACCTCAAAGCTGTCTAGCCCTTCCAGTCCAGTTTTCACGCAGGAACATAAGGGCGCAGTCATGAACTATAAGGGCGATCCGATTCAAATCGGGCAACAGATTACTCAAATCCTCCTCAATAGCCCCGATCCGGAAACGGTGTTGCTAAAGATAGCGGATGTTTTGGGCAAGAGTTTTCAGGCAGACACGTGCTTAATTTCATCTGTTGCTAGCCATCAGGCAACGCCGCAGACGGTCGTGTGGTGTGCCGATGACCACACAAGTTTAGCGGGAAATTTGAGTGAGATTCGCTCTAAGCTGTGGATGCTGTTGAACCCATTGCTAGAAGATAACTTGAGCAATAGCGAGCCGCTAGCCATTTCTGATATTCATGCAATTGAAACTAGGTTTGATGTAGAAGATCCGGTACGAGCAGTGCTGGTAATTCAAACCCAGTTTCAATCACAAGCAAATGGGTTGATTGTCATAGGGCGATGGCAACCCTTTGAGTGGACAGACGTTGAAAAAGGATTGCTCAAAGCCGTAGCAGATTCAGTAGCGATCGCTATTTCTCAAGTGCAACTCCAGCGGCAGCTACGCATCGCCACTCAATACCAAACTCTGATTAACCAGCTAACGATGGCAATCCGTAGTGCCATTGAAGTAAATCAGATTCTTCAGATGGCGATCGCTGGTACCGCCCAAGCTCTTGAGGTTGAACGTGGCTTTATTCTGCTGTTGAAATACGTCGATCCGTTATTCAAAACTCGTTCTTTAACAAAAGCTCTTCCCAAAGCTAAGGTTACGGTTGCTTGTGAATACAACACAGGGGAACAAGCCGCTATTTCGGAGCCGGGGAGCGCTCTAGAGGAGAGCTTTGCTGACAATATTAGCAGCGAACAAACATCTTCGATAAACCCGCTCTCTTCAACGCTCCCAAGTTCCTTTTTGCTGTCAGACTGTTACCTGTGCCAACAAGCCTTCCAAAAGGCACCTGAGCCAGTTATTATTACCGATAAACAAGATATTACCACTTCTAATGGTTTTGACCTTTTTGACCTGGAAACCATGCCAGCTTTGCTGATGGTTCCCCTAGAAAGTCAAGGTACTGTGCTGGGATTTCTGGTGCTACAACATCGTCAGCCTCGTTCCTGGCAGTCAGAAGAGTTAGAGCTAGTAAAATGGGTGAGCGCCCAAGCGAGTACGGCAATTATTCAACATCAATCAATACGGGTGAGGCAGGATCTCGTCGAGGAACGCACCGCTCAACTACAAAGGAGTTTAGAAGTCCAAGCGAAGTTGTATGACAAAATGCGCCAACAGGTTGAGCAGCTGCGGCAACTCAATCAAATTAAGGATGAGTTCATCAACGCTATCAATCACGAGTTGAAAACACCGCTCACTACTATGAGTGTAGCGATTCGGATGTTGCGTCAAGCGGAGCTGCCGACCGAACGCCGTGCTAAGTACCTGGAAATCTTAGATCAGCAGTGTACTCAGGAAATTAATCTGATCACCGACTTACTGACGCTGCAAAAAGTAGAGTCTAAGAAATCTCCGATTGAGCTGCAAAAGATAGACCTTAAGCAAGTAATTCAGAATTTGGCTGAGCCGTTTGCCAAAAAATGGGCGGATAAGGGATTAACCTTGGAGATAGACTCCCCTACGCGATCGCTGATGCTGCAAACCGATTCCGACAGCCTGAACCGCATTCTAGAAGAACTATTGACCAATGCTGGAAAATTTTCCGAGCCTGATTCTATAGTTAGTTTGCGAGCCACTCACCAGGTCAGTCAACAAGTTAATCAAATTGTGCTTTGCTTGACCAACACTGGTGCTTGCATTTCACCGACAGAAGTGGAGCATATCTTTGAAAAATTCCGTCGCGGTCAAGTTGCGATCCAAAATGCCGTTCAAGGTACTGGGTTGGGCTTGGCTCTGGTAAAGTCTTTAGTACAGCACATAAATGGCGCGATCGCACTCACTAGCTGTCCTATTGAGGATACCCAATCTTGTGAAACCTGCTTTACTCTCACCCTACCTCTAGTTTTTGACCTTACCAAAATCTAA
- a CDS encoding iron uptake porin translates to MSQILPNPLNKVKVTTNLFWLLPFYLSPTLIFHPVLAATPPDGEVTFSASSPLVGEAVGQRGDITKFGYSPPEETPPEAETSVTLMASDKPIDETPILEQIDQQSLEEIDQDTDPMSQVTNISQLRDVQPGDWAYEALRSLVERYGIISGYPDGTFRGNRSLSRYEFAAAVKATLDRITQVLAVPGPNAIRKEDLAILKRLEAEYTLELAILRGKVDAATARTAELELTAFSKTTKLAGEVIFGVATIPTGEDATGKDIDDATIFGHRTRLNLKTSLTGRDLLLTRLQAEGLGSLSNRTLTPEGDLAFAGDTSSDVVIDELLYQFPINNNTQVVVAANADAADFTNTVNPYLDGDGARGALSRFGTRPSIYYQVEGAGVGVRHNFSDKLELSLGYLGGDADNPAAGGGLFNSSYGALAQVLFKPSDRASIGLTYVHAYNNDLQTGSNDANLANLLNPLGFSVVTNSYGVEASFQISPQFVVGGWAGYTAARVIERGDASIWNWAVTLAFPDLGKKGNLAGLIIGMEPKVTNQAESLSQLGIKDPDTSLHLEAFYQYQLTDNIALTPGIIWLTAPDHNAANDDIFIGTVRTTFSF, encoded by the coding sequence ATGTCTCAAATCTTACCTAATCCTCTCAACAAAGTAAAAGTAACAACTAATTTATTTTGGCTTTTGCCTTTTTACCTTTCCCCTACCTTGATCTTCCATCCAGTATTAGCAGCAACACCCCCTGATGGGGAAGTGACGTTTTCTGCCTCCTCTCCCCTTGTGGGTGAGGCGGTAGGGCAGAGGGGCGATATAACAAAATTCGGATACTCCCCTCCAGAGGAAACCCCACCAGAGGCAGAAACATCAGTGACTCTGATGGCTTCAGATAAGCCAATCGACGAAACACCAATTTTGGAACAAATTGACCAACAAAGCTTGGAAGAAATTGACCAAGACACTGACCCCATGAGTCAAGTCACCAACATTTCCCAGCTTAGGGATGTCCAACCCGGTGACTGGGCTTATGAAGCGCTGCGCTCGTTAGTAGAGAGATATGGTATAATCAGCGGCTATCCAGATGGCACATTTCGGGGCAACAGATCCTTAAGCCGTTATGAATTTGCCGCCGCCGTAAAAGCCACCTTAGATCGGATTACTCAAGTGCTGGCTGTACCAGGCCCGAATGCCATCCGCAAAGAAGACTTAGCGATTTTAAAACGCTTAGAAGCAGAATATACCCTAGAACTAGCCATCCTACGCGGGAAAGTCGATGCAGCAACAGCGCGAACTGCGGAACTAGAACTGACTGCATTTTCCAAAACCACCAAACTCGCCGGAGAAGTCATCTTTGGAGTTGCCACTATTCCCACAGGAGAAGATGCGACTGGTAAAGATATCGACGACGCGACGATTTTCGGTCATCGGACGCGCCTAAACTTAAAAACCAGCTTGACAGGTAGAGACTTACTCTTGACGCGACTTCAGGCAGAAGGACTTGGTTCTCTTTCTAACCGCACCCTCACACCCGAAGGCGACTTGGCTTTTGCTGGCGATACTAGCAGTGATGTGGTTATCGATGAGTTGCTGTACCAGTTCCCAATTAACAACAACACGCAAGTCGTTGTAGCTGCTAATGCTGATGCCGCAGATTTTACCAATACCGTTAATCCTTACCTAGACGGCGATGGTGCCAGAGGTGCTTTGTCTCGCTTTGGGACGCGCCCTTCCATTTATTATCAAGTTGAAGGGGCTGGTGTGGGTGTCAGGCACAACTTCAGCGACAAATTGGAACTAAGTTTAGGCTATTTAGGTGGTGACGCTGATAATCCTGCTGCTGGCGGTGGTTTGTTTAATAGCTCTTATGGTGCCTTAGCACAAGTATTATTTAAGCCAAGCGATCGCGCCAGCATTGGCTTAACCTATGTTCACGCTTATAACAACGACCTGCAAACGGGCAGCAATGATGCTAACCTAGCTAATTTGTTAAATCCACTAGGTTTCTCAGTTGTTACCAATTCTTATGGCGTAGAAGCTTCCTTTCAAATTAGTCCCCAGTTTGTAGTGGGGGGATGGGCTGGTTACACAGCGGCGCGAGTAATCGAGCGAGGGGATGCTAGTATTTGGAACTGGGCTGTGACGCTGGCGTTTCCTGACTTGGGGAAAAAAGGCAATCTGGCGGGTTTAATTATTGGCATGGAGCCGAAAGTCACAAATCAGGCTGAAAGCCTCAGCCAGTTAGGTATCAAAGACCCCGACACCTCATTGCATCTAGAAGCTTTCTATCAATACCAGCTGACCGATAATATCGCCCTTACACCAGGAATAATTTGGCTGACGGCTCCCGACCACAACGCTGCCAATGATGATATTTTTATTGGCACCGTCCGCACCACGTTTAGTTTTTAG
- a CDS encoding NAD(P)H-quinone oxidoreductase subunit M — MLLKCTTRHIRIYTAEVKNNELVESDKVLTLDIDPDNEFNWNDDALQRIYRKFDELVESYNGADLTEYNLRRIGSDLEHFMRFMLQQGQISYNLNSRVLNYSMGLPQVSAQTAE; from the coding sequence ATGCTGCTGAAGTGTACCACCCGCCACATCCGTATTTACACTGCTGAGGTTAAGAACAACGAACTGGTCGAAAGTGATAAAGTATTAACTCTGGATATCGACCCAGATAATGAATTTAATTGGAATGACGACGCTCTGCAAAGAATTTATCGCAAGTTTGATGAATTGGTTGAATCCTACAATGGTGCAGACTTGACAGAATATAATTTGCGGCGCATCGGTTCTGATTTAGAGCATTTCATGAGATTCATGCTGCAACAAGGTCAAATTAGTTATAACTTGAACAGCAGGGTTCTCAATTACAGTATGGGGCTACCCCAAGTAAGTGCTCAAACTGCTGAGTAA
- a CDS encoding protein phosphatase 2C domain-containing protein has protein sequence MKNPAATLYCSNPNCQAPNLESHNFCQQCRTPLAKRYLWAMGEGIEAYKTGSLIAERYLHKSDSLRDSFAYRIVLDTRPGLLPQMPPEIPNSLIPYLKLSSYQLHVPQVYGQITSGEGRRNSEIWLLENSPIYTTGNVEGQLMPELVSVWKNASAMSQLSFLWQMASLWSPLQSNRVASTLLTPKLLRIEGSIFRLLELRDDQNQPATLQKLGQLWSQWVSSAHPTVANFLAQVCQELVQGTIPSSDQLVVHLESGLAKIGRSLSYSYQIVTRTDTGPIRKQNEDSCYPPSPGSQETQEHPLAIVCDGIGGHEGGEVASNLAIETIRERVEHLLENPNNINPTTINLELESFACAANDVISQRNDLEQRQDRQRMGTTLVMALAHAHEMYISHVGDSRAYWITRTGCRQVTLDDDIASREVRLGYSLYRAAVEQAGAGSLVQALGMGSSLMLHPTVQRFVLDEDSIFLLCSDGLSDNDRVEQYWETEILPVLEGQIDLATAGSRLMEIANTQNGHDNTTIGLVYCQVREAQAGQSATALQMAAIPEPEAGGTRNLASPQAASSRIKTKIIPQRSSSGSPWLPLLMLIILAGIGGAIAYWFLPEVQAWVNPLIGLDSTPTPTAATPTTIPQSTEPPVTTPTPAADIEAGTIVQINSFTTRNSQDNEVPVLLRRGTQQPQNESVNGIILPGSVLQVSSIQRNGNLDTWLQVQVCSTPATPEPPVPSPKVNADTQKPPAAPEPKKQPPGVVWQPSQTTGSKSPVITYRPVKQGDLGWIRESEFTPVLVQNFTATSSNLGECAIKTASPTPATTASPSP, from the coding sequence ATGAAAAATCCTGCGGCAACGCTATACTGCTCAAATCCCAACTGTCAAGCTCCAAACCTTGAGAGCCATAACTTTTGCCAGCAATGCCGCACGCCGCTTGCAAAACGCTACCTGTGGGCGATGGGTGAAGGGATAGAAGCTTATAAAACTGGAAGCCTGATTGCTGAGAGATACTTGCACAAGAGCGATTCCCTTCGGGATAGCTTCGCTTACCGCATTGTTCTAGATACTAGACCAGGGCTATTGCCACAGATGCCGCCGGAGATACCAAATAGCCTCATACCGTATCTCAAGCTTTCTTCCTATCAACTGCACGTTCCCCAAGTATACGGGCAAATAACATCGGGCGAGGGAAGACGTAACAGCGAAATTTGGCTGCTAGAAAACTCACCCATCTACACCACTGGTAACGTTGAAGGGCAGCTAATGCCAGAATTGGTCAGCGTCTGGAAAAATGCGTCTGCCATGAGCCAACTTTCCTTTCTCTGGCAAATGGCTTCTTTGTGGTCGCCTTTGCAAAGTAACCGCGTAGCTTCTACTTTGCTGACACCAAAACTGCTGCGAATAGAAGGTTCAATCTTCAGATTGTTGGAATTACGCGACGACCAAAATCAACCAGCCACGCTGCAAAAATTAGGTCAACTATGGTCGCAATGGGTGAGTTCCGCACACCCAACAGTTGCCAACTTTTTAGCACAAGTTTGTCAGGAGCTGGTACAAGGAACAATACCGTCATCAGATCAACTGGTGGTACATTTGGAGTCGGGACTCGCTAAAATTGGGCGATCGCTTTCATACAGCTATCAAATTGTCACCCGTACCGACACCGGGCCTATCCGCAAGCAAAACGAAGATTCCTGCTACCCACCTTCTCCAGGTAGTCAGGAGACACAAGAGCATCCCTTAGCGATTGTTTGCGACGGCATCGGCGGCCACGAAGGCGGCGAAGTAGCCTCGAATCTAGCAATTGAAACCATCCGGGAGCGGGTAGAGCATCTGCTGGAAAACCCGAACAATATAAACCCGACAACTATTAATCTGGAATTAGAAAGCTTTGCCTGTGCTGCCAATGATGTCATCAGCCAGCGCAACGACTTAGAACAGCGCCAAGACCGACAACGCATGGGAACTACGTTAGTGATGGCACTAGCCCACGCTCATGAAATGTATATTTCCCATGTAGGAGATAGTCGAGCTTACTGGATTACTCGCACTGGTTGCCGTCAGGTAACACTGGATGATGACATTGCTTCGCGAGAGGTGCGCCTGGGATATTCTCTTTATCGAGCTGCTGTGGAACAAGCAGGCGCTGGTTCTCTAGTGCAAGCCTTGGGTATGGGTTCATCATTAATGTTGCATCCCACTGTACAGCGCTTTGTTCTGGATGAAGACTCTATATTTTTACTCTGCTCGGATGGTCTGAGTGACAACGACCGAGTAGAACAATATTGGGAAACAGAGATTCTGCCAGTTCTGGAAGGTCAGATTGATTTAGCAACAGCTGGATCGCGACTAATGGAGATTGCCAATACCCAAAATGGACACGATAATACGACCATTGGCCTAGTTTACTGCCAGGTAAGAGAGGCACAGGCTGGACAAAGTGCCACCGCGCTACAGATGGCAGCCATTCCAGAACCTGAAGCTGGAGGAACGCGAAATTTGGCTTCTCCCCAAGCTGCTTCTTCCAGAATTAAAACGAAGATTATTCCGCAGCGATCTTCCTCTGGGAGTCCCTGGTTGCCCCTACTGATGCTAATTATTTTGGCAGGTATAGGGGGAGCGATCGCTTACTGGTTTCTTCCAGAAGTCCAAGCTTGGGTGAATCCCCTAATTGGTCTGGATTCCACTCCCACCCCCACCGCCGCAACGCCGACTACCATACCACAGTCAACAGAACCACCAGTCACTACCCCCACCCCGGCTGCTGATATAGAAGCGGGAACTATAGTGCAAATCAACAGTTTCACAACCAGGAACTCTCAAGATAACGAAGTTCCCGTTTTACTGAGGCGCGGTACTCAGCAACCTCAAAACGAATCAGTAAACGGTATAATCCTGCCCGGTAGTGTTTTGCAAGTCAGCTCAATTCAAAGAAATGGAAACCTAGACACCTGGCTACAGGTACAGGTTTGCTCAACACCTGCTACCCCTGAACCTCCAGTTCCGTCTCCCAAAGTAAATGCTGACACCCAAAAACCACCAGCCGCCCCAGAGCCAAAAAAACAACCGCCAGGAGTCGTTTGGCAACCCTCACAGACAACTGGTTCTAAGTCACCTGTTATCACCTATCGTCCAGTGAAACAAGGCGATCTCGGCTGGATACGAGAGTCGGAATTTACACCTGTACTGGTGCAAAATTTCACAGCTACGTCTAGTAATTTGGGTGAATGTGCCATTAAGACTGCCTCACCAACGCCAGCCACCACAGCATCACCTTCACCTTAG
- a CDS encoding 3-isopropylmalate dehydratase: MGALIRGAIFVLDDNIDTDQIIPAEYLTLVPSKPDEYEKLGSYALVGLPDRYGEFVKPGEIKTQYPIIIAGENFGCGSSREHAPIALGASGVKAVVALSYARIFFRNCAATGELYPWESVERLCDEFETGQEVSIDFEQNQLINHTLGKTYSLKPLGEVGPVIDAGGIFAYARQTGMISR, from the coding sequence ATGGGCGCATTAATTCGCGGCGCAATTTTTGTTCTGGATGACAACATCGATACCGATCAAATTATCCCAGCTGAATACCTGACTCTGGTTCCCTCAAAGCCTGACGAGTACGAAAAACTGGGTAGTTACGCTCTCGTTGGGTTGCCAGATCGTTACGGCGAGTTCGTGAAGCCGGGCGAAATAAAAACACAGTATCCCATCATTATCGCTGGAGAAAACTTTGGCTGTGGTTCTTCACGGGAACACGCACCGATAGCTCTTGGTGCTAGCGGAGTAAAAGCGGTAGTGGCTCTAAGTTACGCTCGGATATTTTTCCGTAACTGTGCAGCAACCGGAGAACTCTACCCTTGGGAATCTGTAGAACGGCTGTGTGATGAATTTGAGACGGGACAAGAAGTTTCAATTGATTTTGAACAAAATCAGCTGATTAACCATACGCTAGGCAAAACCTACTCGCTGAAACCGTTAGGCGAAGTAGGCCCGGTGATTGATGCTGGCGGAATTTTTGCCTATGCTCGTCAGACAGGGATGATTTCCCGGTAG
- a CDS encoding DUF6737 family protein has translation MYKESSESPWKYKPWWCQPWSILLTGIAIIGASWVLAKSIWITVGVSIPILIWMSYFLLFWPRLMKLYYQQTQNSIREE, from the coding sequence GTGTATAAAGAATCGTCGGAAAGCCCTTGGAAATATAAACCTTGGTGGTGTCAGCCTTGGTCGATCCTGCTGACTGGTATAGCGATAATCGGTGCATCTTGGGTGCTGGCGAAAAGTATTTGGATAACGGTTGGCGTGTCAATTCCTATCCTCATCTGGATGTCATACTTTTTGTTATTCTGGCCCCGATTGATGAAGCTTTATTACCAACAAACGCAAAATTCTATTAGGGAAGAATGA
- a CDS encoding aldo/keto reductase, with protein MTPKTTRRVFLATSMAVAGGIVGGAALKQQSTASLDGVPATATMPERVLGSTGVRVPILGLGGAGQTPLSWEGKEKEAIALIQRALDLGIRYFDTADSYGPSEDYLGKVLPAHRARLFLASKTAQRDRDGAWRALERSLKRLNTDYLDLWQLHHVSFEEELDTIFGRNGAVQALEEAKQQKLVRFVGITGHHEGTIIAEGLRRYAFDTTLIPVNAADKHHPRPFIPAVLPVARSKQVGVIAMKVPAYGRLFKPGVLDGMHQALGYTLSVPGVHCAVIAAEDIAQLESNVKVAQAFEPLSENAIAQIEQRTAAAWQDNTFFRAWT; from the coding sequence ATGACACCAAAAACTACGCGCCGTGTTTTCTTGGCGACAAGTATGGCTGTGGCGGGGGGAATCGTCGGGGGTGCGGCGCTGAAACAACAATCTACAGCATCATTAGATGGGGTGCCAGCGACGGCGACAATGCCAGAACGGGTACTGGGTAGTACAGGGGTGCGCGTTCCTATTCTGGGTTTGGGTGGTGCGGGTCAGACACCGCTATCTTGGGAAGGAAAGGAAAAGGAAGCGATCGCTCTGATTCAACGTGCTTTAGACTTGGGTATTCGCTACTTTGATACGGCTGATAGCTATGGCCCTAGTGAAGACTATCTAGGCAAAGTGCTGCCAGCACATCGGGCGCGGCTCTTCCTTGCTAGCAAGACGGCTCAAAGAGATAGAGACGGTGCTTGGCGTGCATTAGAGCGAAGTCTAAAACGTCTAAACACAGATTACCTTGACTTGTGGCAACTCCACCACGTCTCTTTTGAAGAAGAACTAGATACAATCTTTGGGCGTAACGGTGCGGTTCAAGCTTTGGAAGAGGCAAAGCAGCAAAAACTGGTGCGTTTTGTGGGCATCACCGGACACCACGAAGGGACAATTATTGCTGAAGGTTTGCGTCGCTATGCCTTTGATACAACACTCATCCCGGTGAATGCCGCCGATAAACACCACCCGCGTCCGTTTATACCTGCGGTGCTGCCTGTGGCGCGAAGCAAGCAGGTGGGAGTAATTGCCATGAAGGTTCCAGCCTACGGGCGATTGTTTAAGCCTGGGGTGCTGGACGGGATGCACCAAGCATTGGGGTATACGCTTTCAGTCCCCGGTGTTCATTGTGCTGTGATTGCTGCTGAAGATATTGCACAGTTAGAGTCGAATGTCAAGGTGGCGCAGGCATTTGAACCACTGTCTGAGAATGCGATCGCCCAAATTGAGCAACGCACTGCGGCTGCTTGGCAAGATAACACTTTCTTTCGCGCCTGGACTTAA